One Ananas comosus cultivar F153 linkage group 23, ASM154086v1, whole genome shotgun sequence genomic window carries:
- the LOC109727924 gene encoding cation/H(+) antiporter 19-like isoform X1, whose product MSGSAAAASCPAPMKATSNGAWQGDDPLHFALPLIILQICLVVVLTRVLAFLLRPLRQPRVVAEIIGGILLGPSALGRSSRFMKAVFPKQSLTVLDTVANIGLLFFLFLVGLELDLRAIRRTGKSALAIALAGISLPFVLRATVVKGARQGPFLVFMGVALSITAFPVLARILAELKLLTTDIGGVAMSAAAVNDVVAWVLLALAVALSGSGSPLVALWVLLTAAAFIAALALLLRPALAWMARRSPEGEPVRELYICATLSAVLAAGFVTDAIGINALFGAFVVGIIVPKDGPFAGVLIEKVEDLVSGLFLPLYFVSSGLKTDVATIRGARSWGLLALVVANACLGKIGGTFLAARLARVPARESLTLGFLMNTKGLVELIVLNIGLDRKVLNDESFAILVLMALVTTFLTTPVVMAIYKPARRAAPYKHRAVDRADAGSELRVLACFHTSRNIPTIINVVESSRGTRRRGLTVYAVHLVELSERSSAISMVQRARRNGVPVPASGGKGGEVVQVAFEAYGRLSSVSVRPMTAISDLATIHRDIIDSALRKRAALLLLPFHKTLQLDGSLESLGHAYRLVNKRVLRAAPCSVALLVDRGLGGAAQVPSRDVVFSVAALFFGGPDDREALALAARMAEHPGIAVTLARFARAARVDSDEADRATDDAAVEAFKAKASKARPDGASVSYEEKASAGRAEVLAAIREMGRFNLFLVGRSPPAEPLLERADCPELGPIGSYLASSEFTSTTTSVLVIQRYDPSRDQSELSEELAAAEEETGSNAVVPMASPDVTELE is encoded by the exons ATGTCGggttcggcggcggcggcatcatGCCCGGCGCCGATGAAGGCGACGTCGAACGGGGCGTGGCAGGGGGACGACCCGCTGCACTTTGCGCTGCCGCTGATCATCCTGCAGATCTGCCTGGTGGTCGTGCTCACCCGCGTCCTCGccttcctcctccgccccctccgCCAGCCCCGCGTCGTCGCTGAGATCATC GGCGGGATCCTGCTGGGGCCGTCGGCGCTGGGGCGGAGCAGCAGGTTCATGAAGGCGGTGTTCCCGAAGCAGAGCCTGACGGTGCTGGACACGGTGGCGAACATCGGGCTGCTATTCTTCCTGTTCCTGGTGGGGCTGGAGCTGGACCTGCGGGCGATCCGCCGCACGGGGAAGAGCGCGCTGGCCATCGCGCTGGCGGGCATCTCCCTGCCCTTCGTGCTCCGCGCCACCGTCGTCAAGGGCGCCCGCCAGGGGCCCTTCCTCGTCTTCATGGGCGTCGCCCTCTCCATCACCGCCTTCCCCGTCCTCGCCCGCATCCTCGCCGAGCTCAAGCTCCTCACCACCGACATCGGCGGCGTCGCCAtgtccgccgccgccgtcaaCGACGTCGTCGCCTGGGtcctcctcgccctcgccgtcgCCCTCTCCGGCTCCGGCTCCCCCCTCGTCGCGCTCTGGGTCCTcctcaccgccgccgccttcaTCGCCGCCCTcgcgctcctcctccgccccgcGCTCGCCTGGATGGCCCGCCGCTCCCCCGAGGGCGAGCCCGTCAGGGAGCTCTACATCTGCGCCACCCTCTCCGCCGTGCTCGCCGCGGGCTTCGTCACGGACGCCATCGGCATCAACGCGCTCTTCGGCGCCTTCGTCGTCGGCATCATCGTCCCCAAGGACGGGCCCTTCGCCGGCGTGCTCATCGAGAAGGTGGAGGACCTCGTCTCCGGCCTCTTCCTCCCGCTCTACTTCGTGTCCAGCGGCCTCAAGACCGACGTGGCCACCATCCGCGGCGCCAGGTCCTGGGGGCTGCTCGCGCTCGTCGTCGCCAACGCCTGCCTCGGCAAGATCGGCGGCACCTTCCTGGCCGCCCGGCTCGCGCGCGTGCCGGCGCGCGAGTCCCTCACGCTGGGCTTCCTCATGAACACCAAGGGCCTCGTCGAGCTCATCGTGCTCAACATCGGCCTCGACCGCAAGGTGCTCAACGACGAGTCCTTCGCCATCCTCGTCCTCATGGCGCTCGTCACCACCTTCCTCACCACCCCGGTCGTCATGGCCATCTACAAGCCCGCGCGCCGCGCCGCGCCCTACAAGCACCGCGCCGTCGACCGCGCCGACGCCGGGAGCGAGCTGCGGGTGCTGGCCTGCTTCCACACCAGCCGCAACATCCCCACCATCATCAACGTCGTCGAGTCGTCGCGGGGGACGCGCCGCCGCGGGCTGACGGTCTACGCCGTGCACCTGGTGGAGCTGTCGGAGCGGTCGTCGGCGATATCGATGGTGCAGCGGGCGCGGCGCAACGGCGTGCCCGTGCCCGCCAGCGGCGGCAAGGGCGGGGAGGTGGTGCAGGTGGCGTTCGAGGCGTACGGGCGGCTGAGCTCGGTCTCGGTGCGGCCGATGACGGCCATCTCGGACCTCGCCACCATCCACCGGGACATCATCGACAGCGCGCTGCGCAAGCGCGCCGCGCTCCTCCTGCTGCCCTTCCACAAGACGCTGCAGCTCGACGGCTCCCTCGAGTCCCTCGGCCACGCCTACCGCCTCGTCAACAAGCGCGTCCTCCGCGCCGCGCCCTGCTCCGTCGCCCTCCTCGTCGACCGCGGCCTCGGCGGCGCCGCGCAGGTCCCCTCCAGAGACGTCGTCTTCTCCGTCGCCGCGCTCTTCTTCGGCGGGCCCGACGACCGCGaggccctcgccctcgccgcgcGCATGGCCGAGCACCCCGGCATCGCCGTCACCCTCGCCCGCTTCGCCCGTGCCGCGCGCGTAGACTCCGACGAAGCCGACCGCGCCACCGACGACGCGGCCGTCGAGGCGTTCAAGGCGAAAGCATCGAAGGCGAGGCCCGACGGCGCGTCCGTCAGCTACGAGGAGAAGGCCTCGGCCGGGAGGGCTGAGGTGCTGGCGGCGATTAGGGAGATGGGCAGGTTCAACCTCTTCCTGGTGGGCCGGTCGCCGCCCGCGGAGCCACTACTCGAGAGGGCAGACTGCCCGGAGCTGGGGCCCATCGGAAGCTACCTGGCGTCGTCAGAGTTCACGTCCACCACGACGTCGGTGCTCGTCATCCAGCGCTACGATCCGAGCCGGGATCAGTCGGAGCTGTCGGAAGAGTTAGCGGCCGCCGAAGAGGAGACCGGCAGCAACGCCGTCGTGCCGATGGCGTCTCCTGACGTAACCGAGTTGGAGTGA
- the LOC109727924 gene encoding serine/arginine repetitive matrix protein 1-like isoform X2, producing MNYYWAAGRDPAGAVGAGAEQQVHEGGVPEAEPDGAGHGGEHRAAILPVPGGAGAGPAGDPPHGEERAGHRAGGHLPALRAPRHRRQGRPPGALPRLHGRRPLHHRLPRPRPHPRRAQAPHHRHRRRRHVRRRRQRRRRLGPPRPRRRPLRLRLPPRRALGPPHRRRLHRRPRAPPPPRARLDGPPLPRGRARQGALHLRHPLRRARRGLRHGRHRHQRALRRLRRRHHRPQGRALRRRAHREGGGPRLRPLPPALLRVQRPQDRRGHHPRRQVLGAARARRRQRLPRQDRRHLPGRPARARAGARVPHAGLPHEHQGPRRAHRAQHRPRPQGAQRRVLRHPRPHGARHHLPHHPGRHGHLQARAPRRALQAPRRRPRRRRERAAGAGLLPHQPQHPHHHQRRRVVAGDAPPRADGLRRAPGGAVGAVVGDIDGAAGAAQRRARARQRRQGRGGGAGGVRGVRAAELGLGAADDGHLGPRHHPPGHHRQRAAQARRAPPAALPQDAAARRLPRVPRPRLPPRQQARPPRRALLRRPPRRPRPRRRRAGPLQRRRLLRRRALLRRARRPRGPRPRRAHGRAPRHRRHPRPLRPCRARRLRRSRPRHRRRGRRGVQGESIEGEARRRVRQLRGEGLGREG from the coding sequence ATGAATTACTATTGGGCGGCAGGGCGGGATCCTGCTGGGGCCGTCGGCGCTGGGGCGGAGCAGCAGGTTCATGAAGGCGGTGTTCCCGAAGCAGAGCCTGACGGTGCTGGACACGGTGGCGAACATCGGGCTGCTATTCTTCCTGTTCCTGGTGGGGCTGGAGCTGGACCTGCGGGCGATCCGCCGCACGGGGAAGAGCGCGCTGGCCATCGCGCTGGCGGGCATCTCCCTGCCCTTCGTGCTCCGCGCCACCGTCGTCAAGGGCGCCCGCCAGGGGCCCTTCCTCGTCTTCATGGGCGTCGCCCTCTCCATCACCGCCTTCCCCGTCCTCGCCCGCATCCTCGCCGAGCTCAAGCTCCTCACCACCGACATCGGCGGCGTCGCCAtgtccgccgccgccgtcaaCGACGTCGTCGCCTGGGtcctcctcgccctcgccgtcgCCCTCTCCGGCTCCGGCTCCCCCCTCGTCGCGCTCTGGGTCCTcctcaccgccgccgccttcaTCGCCGCCCTcgcgctcctcctccgccccgcGCTCGCCTGGATGGCCCGCCGCTCCCCCGAGGGCGAGCCCGTCAGGGAGCTCTACATCTGCGCCACCCTCTCCGCCGTGCTCGCCGCGGGCTTCGTCACGGACGCCATCGGCATCAACGCGCTCTTCGGCGCCTTCGTCGTCGGCATCATCGTCCCCAAGGACGGGCCCTTCGCCGGCGTGCTCATCGAGAAGGTGGAGGACCTCGTCTCCGGCCTCTTCCTCCCGCTCTACTTCGTGTCCAGCGGCCTCAAGACCGACGTGGCCACCATCCGCGGCGCCAGGTCCTGGGGGCTGCTCGCGCTCGTCGTCGCCAACGCCTGCCTCGGCAAGATCGGCGGCACCTTCCTGGCCGCCCGGCTCGCGCGCGTGCCGGCGCGCGAGTCCCTCACGCTGGGCTTCCTCATGAACACCAAGGGCCTCGTCGAGCTCATCGTGCTCAACATCGGCCTCGACCGCAAGGTGCTCAACGACGAGTCCTTCGCCATCCTCGTCCTCATGGCGCTCGTCACCACCTTCCTCACCACCCCGGTCGTCATGGCCATCTACAAGCCCGCGCGCCGCGCCGCGCCCTACAAGCACCGCGCCGTCGACCGCGCCGACGCCGGGAGCGAGCTGCGGGTGCTGGCCTGCTTCCACACCAGCCGCAACATCCCCACCATCATCAACGTCGTCGAGTCGTCGCGGGGGACGCGCCGCCGCGGGCTGACGGTCTACGCCGTGCACCTGGTGGAGCTGTCGGAGCGGTCGTCGGCGATATCGATGGTGCAGCGGGCGCGGCGCAACGGCGTGCCCGTGCCCGCCAGCGGCGGCAAGGGCGGGGAGGTGGTGCAGGTGGCGTTCGAGGCGTACGGGCGGCTGAGCTCGGTCTCGGTGCGGCCGATGACGGCCATCTCGGACCTCGCCACCATCCACCGGGACATCATCGACAGCGCGCTGCGCAAGCGCGCCGCGCTCCTCCTGCTGCCCTTCCACAAGACGCTGCAGCTCGACGGCTCCCTCGAGTCCCTCGGCCACGCCTACCGCCTCGTCAACAAGCGCGTCCTCCGCGCCGCGCCCTGCTCCGTCGCCCTCCTCGTCGACCGCGGCCTCGGCGGCGCCGCGCAGGTCCCCTCCAGAGACGTCGTCTTCTCCGTCGCCGCGCTCTTCTTCGGCGGGCCCGACGACCGCGaggccctcgccctcgccgcgcGCATGGCCGAGCACCCCGGCATCGCCGTCACCCTCGCCCGCTTCGCCCGTGCCGCGCGCGTAGACTCCGACGAAGCCGACCGCGCCACCGACGACGCGGCCGTCGAGGCGTTCAAGGCGAAAGCATCGAAGGCGAGGCCCGACGGCGCGTCCGTCAGCTACGAGGAGAAGGCCTCGGCCGGGAGGGCTGA